From Medicago truncatula cultivar Jemalong A17 chromosome 7, MtrunA17r5.0-ANR, whole genome shotgun sequence, a single genomic window includes:
- the LOC25498545 gene encoding L-type lectin-domain containing receptor kinase IV.1 gives MFLRHVFMLFFHVTLVASEDNSFIYNGFQSSHLYLDGIAELTTNGLLKLTNDTERDKGHGFYPNPIVFKNTSSESVSSFSTTFLFAIIPQYANIGGHGIVFVISPTKGLPDSLPSQYLGLFNDSNSGNSSNHVFGVELDTRQNFEFDDINDNHVGIDINDLKSADSTPAGYYDGYGQFKDLSLSSGYPMQVWIEYDGVKKKIDVTLAPMSVGASNKPTQPLLSLTKDLSSILNNRMYVGFSSSTGLMVASQYILGWSFKVNGQAQNLEISELPKLPAEKKKSKFLTVGLPLIFLSLVFMITLGVMYYVKLKKFDEVLEDWEHEYGPRRFKFKDLYSATKGFREKGLLGVGGFGRVYKGVIQSSKLEVAVKRVSHESRQGMREFVSEIVSIGRLRHRNLVQLHGYCRRKSELLLVYDYMPNGSLDNYLYNQPKVRLNWSQRFRIIKGVASGVVYLHEEWEKVVIHRDIKASNVLLDSGFNARLGDFGLSRLHDHGADPHTTHLAGTIGYLAPEHIRRGKATKFSDVFSFGAFLLEVVCGRRPIGRVGDNESLILVDSVFECWQRGEILEAKDVHLGTNYVSEEVELVLKLGLLCSHSEPLARPSMRQVVQYLERDTPLPDFSSLSLSSSGLTFGYQLFVEDRRMPYTSALIAESVLSGGR, from the coding sequence ATGTTCCTCAGACATGTGTTCATGTTGTTTTTTCATGTTACATTGGTTGCAAGTGAAGACAACAGTTTCATATATAATGGATTCCAATCATCACATTTATATCTTGATGGTATTGCTGAGTTAACTACAAATGGCTTACTAAAACTCACCAATGATACAGAAAGAGACAAAGGACATGGTTTCTATCCAAATCCAATAGTTTTCAAAAACACTTCCAGTGAAAGCGTGTCTTCTTTCTCAACTACTTTTTTATTTGCCATAATACCTCAATATGCAAATATTGGTGGCCATggaattgtttttgttatttctcCAACAAAAGGGCTACCAGATTCACTACCAAGTCAATACCTTGGTCTCTTTAACGATTCCAACAGTGGAAACAGTAGCAACCATGTTTTTGGTGTTGAGCTTGACACTCGTCAAAATTTTGAGTTTGATGATATCAACGATAACCATGTTGGAATTGATATCAATGATTTGAAATCAGCTGATTCAACTCCTGCAGGATATTATGATGGTTATGGTCAATTCAAGGATTTATCCCTTTCCAGTGGATACCCTATGCAGGTATGGATTGAATATGATGGAGTGAAGAAAAAGATTGATGTTACTTTAGCACCAATGAGTGTTGGTGCTAGTAATAAACCAACACAACCTTTGTTATCATTGACCAAAGATCTTTCTTCAATTCTCAACAATAGAATGTATGTTGGATTCTCATCTTCAACAGGGTTAATGGTAGCTTCTCAGTATATTCTTGGTTGGAGTTTTAAGGTTAATGGTCAAGCTCAAAACCTTGAAATCTCTGAACTTCCTAAACTACCTGCAGAGAAAAAAAAGTCGAAATTTTTAACTGTTGGATTGCCATTGATTTTCCTAAGTTTGGTATTCATGATAACTTTAGGGGTTATGTATTATGTCAAATTGAAGAAGTTTGATGAGGTTCTTGAAGATTGGGAACATGAATATGGCCCACGTAGATTTAAGTTCAAAGATCTATACTCAGCCACAAAGGGTTTCAGGGAAAAGGGGCTATTGGGAGTTGGTGGATTTGGTAGAGTCTACAAAGGTGTGATACAAAGTTCCAAACTTGAGGTTGCTGTGAAAAGGGTGTCTCATGAATCAAGACAAGGGATGAGGGAATTTGTGTCGGAAATTGTTAGTATCGGTCGTCTTCGGCACAGGAATCTTGTTCAACTTCATGGCTATTGCAGGCGAAAAAGCGAGTTACTTTTGGTTTATGATTACATGCCGAATGGAAGTTTAGACAACTATCTATATAACCAACCAAAAGTGAGGTTGAATTGGAGTCAAAGATTTAGAATCATCAAAGGTGTTGCTTCAGGTGTGGTTTATCTTCATGAAGAATGGGAGAAAGTTGTTATTCATAGAGACATAAAGGCTAGTAATGTGTTGTTAGATTCTGGATTTAATGCTAGATTGGGAGATTTTGGTCTTTCAAGGTTGCATGATCATGGTGCTGATCCTCACACAACTCATTTGGCTGGAACTATTGGTTATCTTGCTCCTGAACATATTAGAAGAGGTAAGGCTACTAAATTTTCTGATGTGTTTTCTTTTGGTGCATTTCTTCTTGAGGTTGTTTGTGGTAGGAGGCCTATAGGTCGTGTAGGAGACAATGAGAGTCTAATTCTAGTTGATTCTGTGTTTGAATGTTGGCAAAGAGGTGAGATTCTTGAGGCAAAAGATGTTCATTTAGGAACAAATTATGTGTCTGAAGAGGTGGAATTGGTGTTGAAACTTGGCTTGTTGTGTTCACATTCAGAGCCTTTGGCTAGACCAAGTATGAGACAAGTTGTACAGTATTTGGAGAGGGATACACCTTTGCCAGATTTTTCTTCGCTTAGTTTATCTTCTTCTGGTTTAACTTTTGGGTACCAATTATTTGTTGAGGACAGGAGAATGCCATATACTTCAGCGTTAATTGCTGAATCTGTTCTCTCGGGTGGTCGTTGA
- the LOC25498547 gene encoding L-type lectin-domain containing receptor kinase IV.1 → MFLRLVFMLFFLVTLVPSEDKSFIYNDFQSSHLYLDGIANLTSNGLLRLTNDTKQEKAHAFYPNPIVLKNTSNGSVSSFSTTFVFAIRHQGPTYSGHGIVFVLSPTKGLPNSLQGSYLGLFDDSNNGNPSNHVFGVELDTIENREFDDINDNHVGIDINDLKSANSTPAGYYDGNGQFKNISLISGYPMQVWIEYDGEKKKIDVTLAPINVVKPKQPLLSLTKDLSPILNNSMYVGFSSATGSFLTSHYILGWSFKINGQAQNLVISELPELPVLAEKTKSNFLTVGLPLILISLIFMITLGVMYYIRRKKFAEILEDWEQEYGPHRFKFKDLYFATKGFREKGLLGVGGFGRVYKGVLPSSKLEVAVKRVSHESRQGMREFVSEIVSIGRLRQRNLVQLHGYCRRKSELLLVYDYMPNGSLDKYLYNQPKVRLNWSQRFRIIKGVASGVVYLHEEWEKVVIHRDIKASNVLLDSEFNARLGDFGLSRLYDHGADHHTTHLAGTIGYLAPEHIRTGKATKFSDVFSFGAFLLEVACGRRPISNVGENESVILVDCVFECWKRGDILEAKDVNLGTNFVSEEVELVLKLGLLCSHSEPLARPCMRQVVQYLERDIPLPDLSLLSLSSSGLTFGYQEFFEDFPLSYPSSMGNTMSQTSVSIADSILSGCR, encoded by the coding sequence ATGTTCCTCAGGCTtgtgtttatgttgttttttcttgttACATTGGTACCAAGTGAAGACAAAAGTTTCATCTATAATGATTTCCAATCATCTCATTTGTATCTTGATGGTATTGCTAATTTAACCTCCAATGGCTTACTAAGACTCACCAATGACACCAAACAAGAAAAAGCACATGCTTTCTATCCAAACCCTATAGTTTTGAAGAACACTTCCAATGGAAGTGTTTCTTCATTCTCAACTACTTTTGTATTTGCCATAAGACATCAAGGTCCAACTTATAGTGGCCATGgaattgtttttgttctttctcCTACAAAAGGGCTACCAAATTCACTCCAAGGTTCATACCTTGGTCTCTTTGACGATTCCAACAATGGAAATCCTAGCAACCACGTTTTTGGTGTTGAACTTGATACTATTGAAAATCGTGAGTTTGATGATATCAATGATAACCATGTTGGTATTGATATCAATGATTTGAAATCAGCTAATTCAACTCCTGCAGGATATTATGATGGTAATGGTCAATTCAAGAATATAAGCCTTATCAGTGGCTATCCTATGCAGGTATGGATTGAATATGAtggtgaaaagaaaaagattgatGTTACTTTAGCTCCAATTAATGTTGTTAAACCAAAACAACCTTTGTTATCATTGACCAAAGATCTTTCTCCAATTCTTAACAATAGTATGTATGTTGGATTTTCATCAGCTACTGGTTCATTTCTAACTTCTCATTATATTCTTGGTTGGAGTTTTAAGATTAATGGTCAAGCTCAAAACCTTGTAATCTCTGAACTTCCTGAGTTACCAGTATTAGCTGAGAAAAcgaaatcaaattttttaactGTTGGGTTGCCTTTAATTTTGATAAGTTTGATATTCATGATAACTTTAGGGGTTATGTATTATATCAGACGGAAGAAGTTTGCTGAGATTCTTGAAGATTGGGAACAAGAATATGGCCCACATAGATTTAAGTTCAAAGATTTGTACTTTGCCACAAAGGGTTTCAGGGAAAAGGGGCTACTGGGAGTTGGTGGATTTGGTAGAGTCTACAAAGGTGTGTTACCAAGTTCCAAACTTGAGGTTGCTGTGAAAAGGGTGTCTCACGAATCAAGACAAGGGATGAGGGAATTTGTGTCGGAAATTGTTAGTATCGGTCGTCTTCGGCAGAGGAATCTTGTTCAACTTCATGGCTATTGCAGGCGAAAAAGCGAGTTACTTTTGGTTTATGATTACATGCCGAATGGAAGTTTAgacaaatatttatacaaccaaCCAAAAGTGAGGTTGAATTGGAGTCAAAGATTTAGAATCATCAAAGGTGTTGCTTCAGGCGTGGTTTATCTTCATGAAGAATGGGAGAAAGTTGTAATTCATAGAGACATAAAAGCTAGTAATGTGTTGTTAGATTCTGAATTTAATGCTAGATTGGGAGATTTTGGTCTTTCAAGGTTGTATGACCATGGTGCAGATCATCACACGACTCATTTGGCTGGAACTATTGGTTATCTTGCTCCGGAACATATTAGAACAGGTAAGGCTACTAAATTTTCTGATGTGTTTTCTTTTGGTGCATTTCTTCTTGAGGTTGCTTGTGGTAGAAGGCCTATTTCTAATGTTGGGGAAAATGAAAGTGTAATTTTGGTTGATTGTGTATTTGAGTGTTGGAAAAGAGGTGATATTCTTGAGGCAAAAGATGTAAATTTGGGGACAAACTTTGTGTCTGAAGAGGTGGAGTTGGTGTTGAAACTTGGATTGTTGTGTTCACATTCAGAACCTTTGGCTAGACCATGTATGAGACAAGTTGTGCAGTATTTGGAGAGGGATATACCTTTGCCAGATTTGTCTTTGCTTAGTTTATCTTCTTCTGGATTAACTTTTGGGTACCAAGAATTTTTTGAGGACTTTCCTTTGTCTTATCCTTCCTCTATGGGCAACACAATGTCACAGACTTCTGTGTCTATTGCCGACTCAATTCTCTCTGGTTGTCGTTAG